The segment TTTTCTAATATGAGTGCAAAGCATCCGCAATCCTCAATAATATGGGCATCTTCCATGAGTTTTTTTGCTTCAACTTTTTCTTTTGCCCTTACCGTATAAGTTCCGAATTTGTAAATAGATTGAGGTGTTAACCCAAGATGTCCCATCACGGGAATACCAGCAGATAAAATGCGTTCAATACAATCCTTCACTTCTGCGCCACCCTCTAATTTGATAGCATGCGCCTCTGCTTCCTTCATGATCCGGATTGATGATTCCAGGGCAATCTTGGAATTACCCTGATAGGAGCCAAAAGGAAGATCTACCACAACAAAAGCACGCTTTATTGCCCTTATCACAGAAGATGCGTGGTCGATCATTTGATCCAGGGTGATGGGTAAAGTTGTTTCATATCCATGGATTACATTGGCTGCCGAATCTCCCACCAGGATTACATCAATGCCCGAGTCATTCAATATCTGTGCCATTGAATAATCATAAGCAGTAAGCATGGAGATTTTCTCACCTCTTTTCTTCATTTCCTGAAGCTGGTGGGTGGTTACTCTTTTGATTTCAGGTTGTTTTTTAGCCATAATATTTTTTTTATAATCTATGTTTATTAATGCTTAACTGGAAAAATATCTTTCAAAGATGAAATTTTCAACAAAAATAACAAACCAATAATAAAAAATAACGCCAATGCAATAATACTAATGCGCATGCTCCCGGTAAGAGCTTCCAGGTATCCAAAACTGGCTGTTCCCAGCACTGTTGCAAGTTTCTCGGTTACATCATAAAAACTAAAATAACAAGCATGGTCCTGGGTTTCAGGCAGCATTTTCGAGTAGGTAGAGCGGGAAAGGGCCTGCATACCTCCCATCACAAATCCTACCAGGAAAGCCACCATTATAAAACCGGGTGCGTCATAAACAAAATAAACATAAATACAAATTCCTATCCAAATACAACAACAAGCAAAAAGTGCCTTGATATTTCCCACACGTCCTGAAAGATAAGAGAAGAAATAGGCGCCTGCAATAGCAACTATCTGTATAATCATAATTGTTACGATCAGGATACCTGTATCCAGGCCTAACTCCTTTTTGCCAAAACTTGCTGCCATGTACAGGACAGTCTGCAAACCTGCAATATAAAAGAAAAAAGCAAAAAGGAATGTTTTCAACCCTTTTAGCTCTTTGAGCTGTTTCCAAACCAACCCTAATTCCTTGTATCCGTTGAGCAAAATATTTCCCGCTGGCTTTCTGTTATAAACATTGCCAGGCAATCTTTTAAAAGTGATAGTAGAAAAACCGATCCACCAAATACCAACTGATAGAAATGAGATTTTGGCAGGGTTTTGTTCGTCAACAAAGCCGTACCATTCAGGTTTTAAAACCATAGAAAGATTAAAAGCCAATAGTATCATGCTTCCTGCATAACCGTAGGCATACCCTTTAGCGCTGATCTTATCATGATATTTGGGTTCTGCAATTTCGGGCAAGTAGGCATTATAAAAAACAATACTACCTGAAAAGCCAATACCAGCCAATACAAAAGCAATGACACCGAACTCTATATTAGTCCCATCAAACCAGGCCAAAGCAATGCATGACAATGCTCCCAAGTAAGCAAAAAACTGCATGAATCTTTTCTTGCTTCCCGTATAATCAGCAATGGAGGATAGCAAAGGAGAAATAGCTGCAATAAAGAGGAAAGAGAAAGATATTGCATAGGCATATAGTTCTGTATTAATAACCTCAACACCGAAGAATAAAACCAGGTCACTTTCCCCTGACTGGGTTACCTGATTGTAATAAATGGGGAAAATCGTAGCAGTAATAACTAAGGAATAGACAGAATTTGCCCAGTCGTAGAAGCACCAGGCGTTGATGACCTTTTTATCATTAAGACGCATAGCGCATAGCCCCGCCGGTAGAGACGTCCAAATTGGGCGTCTCTACCGGCGGGGCTATGCGCTTCACATTACCTGTTTCTTAATAGCAGCATAATTAAGCTTCCGGGCATTGGCTTCCCGTAATTGCTGCTTCACATCAGAGACTATGCCCATTTTCGCCTCCTTATCTACTTTTATAGATATGGTGATCTGGTCTCTTTCAGCTTCACTTAATTTATCTTTTTGCTCTGCGATAAAGCGAGGGATATCTCTGGGTTCTATCAGCACATCATTTACCTGGATACGCGGTTCGCTGCCAAACGCAGGATTATTGGGTTTACCGATATAAATGTAGCTTACGAGTGATTTTCTTTCCAGTTTCTGTAATTGGGTTGCATGGGGGAGCTTTTGTTTTACCAATAGTTCCGTTTCACGCAATACCGTGGTCACCATAAAGAAAAACAGAAGAATAAAAATAATATCAGGCAATGCGCTTGTAGGAATTTCCT is part of the Cytophagales bacterium genome and harbors:
- the panB gene encoding 3-methyl-2-oxobutanoate hydroxymethyltransferase — protein: MAKKQPEIKRVTTHQLQEMKKRGEKISMLTAYDYSMAQILNDSGIDVILVGDSAANVIHGYETTLPITLDQMIDHASSVIRAIKRAFVVVDLPFGSYQGNSKIALESSIRIMKEAEAHAIKLEGGAEVKDCIERILSAGIPVMGHLGLTPQSIYKFGTYTVRAKEKVEAKKLMEDAHIIEDCGCFALILEKIPAKLAKKVSSELNIPVIGIGAGPDIDGQVLVTHDLLGITKEFQPRFLRRYADLYQVISGAVQNYIEDVKSNDFPNRKESY
- a CDS encoding MFS transporter, yielding MRLNDKKVINAWCFYDWANSVYSLVITATIFPIYYNQVTQSGESDLVLFFGVEVINTELYAYAISFSFLFIAAISPLLSSIADYTGSKKRFMQFFAYLGALSCIALAWFDGTNIEFGVIAFVLAGIGFSGSIVFYNAYLPEIAEPKYHDKISAKGYAYGYAGSMILLAFNLSMVLKPEWYGFVDEQNPAKISFLSVGIWWIGFSTITFKRLPGNVYNRKPAGNILLNGYKELGLVWKQLKELKGLKTFLFAFFFYIAGLQTVLYMAASFGKKELGLDTGILIVTIMIIQIVAIAGAYFFSYLSGRVGNIKALFACCCIWIGICIYVYFVYDAPGFIMVAFLVGFVMGGMQALSRSTYSKMLPETQDHACYFSFYDVTEKLATVLGTASFGYLEALTGSMRISIIALALFFIIGLLFLLKISSLKDIFPVKH
- a CDS encoding biopolymer transporter ExbD — encoded protein: MAKFTKKSSTSQEIPTSALPDIIFILLFFFMVTTVLRETELLVKQKLPHATQLQKLERKSLVSYIYIGKPNNPAFGSEPRIQVNDVLIEPRDIPRFIAEQKDKLSEAERDQITISIKVDKEAKMGIVSDVKQQLREANARKLNYAAIKKQVM